The following DNA comes from Mucisphaera calidilacus.
GCGAAGATGCCCTCGGCGGCGAGCGCGGAGCCGAAGACGTCGCCGACGAAACGGGAGTAGGCGGCCCAGTTGGTGCCGAACTGGAACTCCATGACGATGCCTGAGGCGACGCCGATGGCGAAGTTGAGGGCGAAGACGCGCGTCCAGAACTTCTGCGCCTGTCGGTAGGCGGGGTCCTTGGTTCGGAGATACATCCCGCCGAGGTAGACCAGCACCACGCCCATGCCGATGGTGAGCGGCGGGAAGAGGTAGTGGAACATGATGGTGAGGGCGAACTGGATGCGTGAGAGCAGGACGACGTCGAGAAAATCCATGGTGATTCTCCGGGGTCGCGTGGCGCGGTCGTGGTAGCGCCATCACCGACAGCCGCTATCAGGGTAATCGGATCGTGTCATCGTGCAAGGCGATCGTCTGGTCGCGAGGCGGCGACGGGCCTATGAATTGCTGTTGCTTAAGGAGACTGATGATGACCGTGTTGCGATGGTTCTGTGGTGTGGCGATGTGCCTGATGATGTTGGTGTTCCCGGGCTGCGTGCGTGCGGAGATCGGTCCGGCGTCGGGTGCGGAGGCCGTGGTGGTGGAGCCGGTGACGGCGATGGAGGCGGGCGCGACGTCGCCCGGTGATTGGTCGGTGCTGCGTGTGGGCGGCGAGCCGGAGCACGAGCTGACGGTGATGCGGGGGACGACGAAGGGTGGTTCGTCGGCGGATTACTTTGAGAGCGGTCGTGCGCGGATTTCTGCGGCGCTGCCTGAGGGTTATGCGCGGCCGACGGTGCCGGGTGCGGTGGAGTTGAAGCGTTACGCGTCGTATCGGCAGGCGTTGCTGACGTCGGAGGGGCGTGGGCAGTCGGGGATGTTCTGGCCGCTGTTCCGGCACATCAGCAGTCGTGATATCGCGATGACGGCGCCGGTGGTGATGACGGGTCGGATGGCGGGTGACGAGGCGTCGGAGACGTCGATGGCGTTTTTGTATCGCGAGCCTGAGTTGGGGCCGACGGGTGCGATGGAGGATGGCGTGGTGGTGGAGGATGTTGCGCCGACGTACGTGCTGTCGGTTGGCGTGATGGGCGGGCGGGACGACGAGCGTTTCGATGCGTTGCGTGGTCAGCTGGAGGCGTGGCTTGCAGCGCAGGGCGAGGGAGGCCGCTGGGTGGTGGACGGTGAGGTGCGATTGCTGGGTTACAACGGTCCGGACGTCGCGCGGCGTTACAAGTGGTGGGAGCTTCAGCTACCGGTTCGCTGGGAGGCTGAGTGATCCGCGGCTGCGTCGTGCGACGAGGGTGAGTGCGATCAAGCCGGTGAGGGTTGCGGCGGGTTCGGGCGCTGCGACGAGTGTGGGGGTTGCGCCGAAGTCGAAGTGGGTGGCGAGGATGGATAGGTCGCCGAGGCCTGTGAACCCGTTGGCGTTGAAGTTGCCCTCGGCCCAGCCGCGTCCGAATTGGTTGAAGTTTTCGGCGAGGCTGGAGAGGTCGAGCAGGTCGACGGTGCCGTCGAGGTTGGCGTCGCCCGGGGCGGTGCCGAGTATGCCGGTGATGAGGAAGTCGAGGTCGAGTCGGTCGACGGTGCCAGAGCCGTTGAGGTCGAAGATGGTTCCGGTGGATCCGGTCTGGATGGCGGTGGAGAGCAGGTCGATGTCGCGGGCGTCGATCTGTCCGTCCTGATCGATGTCGCCGACGAGGTTTCCGCTGAGGTCGGTGAGGATGGCGGCGTGCATGTGTGCGGAGAGGGTTTCGATGCTGCTGAATCGTGTG
Coding sequences within:
- a CDS encoding heme-binding protein — translated: MMTVLRWFCGVAMCLMMLVFPGCVRAEIGPASGAEAVVVEPVTAMEAGATSPGDWSVLRVGGEPEHELTVMRGTTKGGSSADYFESGRARISAALPEGYARPTVPGAVELKRYASYRQALLTSEGRGQSGMFWPLFRHISSRDIAMTAPVVMTGRMAGDEASETSMAFLYREPELGPTGAMEDGVVVEDVAPTYVLSVGVMGGRDDERFDALRGQLEAWLAAQGEGGRWVVDGEVRLLGYNGPDVARRYKWWELQLPVRWEAE